One Sebastes umbrosus isolate fSebUmb1 chromosome 6, fSebUmb1.pri, whole genome shotgun sequence DNA window includes the following coding sequences:
- the LOC119490627 gene encoding chitinase-3-like protein 1, producing MGKLTVTAGLCLVIASLVSVSTASKAHSPKLVCHFNLDAKNRAHYGRFTVSDINPNLCTHLILGSADIDNLNHLAYNHQNEEQHYWSCNALKARNTELKTMLAVGGLPFDNLKFNRMVATQASRQAFIDSAIRLLRYYGFDGLNIDWRYPGSTYKDKFTLLCKELKDAFVAEGLGTYRDSLIVTASVSAVKATIDESYEVTQIAAQLDFINVMTYDFAHSSGAVTFHHSGLHQASLHNGADIYLNAAFAMSYWSTQGAPKYKLNLGIAAFGKTYELSAPSLGASVNGPGKGGSYTSKAGFLAYYEICQFLPGATIQFIPDQKVPYATKGDQWVGYDNQNSLTYKVKYIKDNGFGGAFLTSLDLDDFSGYFCKHGNYPFTSHLHSLLIPGFPNLCIGKANGLYSNSLDPSTYFNCWEGAGHIQKCPADLVFTQYSQSCEHPTTTSTENPCYGRLYGLYPHPHYPHCYYNCGHGIAHLQCCPANLVFKSSCQCCDYHTTTYNANTCFGKNNVLVPNPQDPYSYYKCMTGYAHLLYCPSYSVFKTSLCVYPTPIANPCHGKPSGQQDPVVEREMGSTTTLTAQAIITTVGMDITTPKNAQETWSSHNTFKAVDIPQPHPLQTPVMERHMGSTPTHMTHIVFTTVVME from the exons ATGGGCAAGCTGACTGTAACTGCAG GTCTCTGTTTGGTCATCGCCAGCTTGG TCTCCGTCTCAACCGCATCCAAAGCCCATTCCCCGAAGCTGGTGTGTCACTTTAACCTCGATGCTAAAAATAGAGCGCACTACGGCAGGTTCACGGTTTCAGATATCAATCCGAACCTGTGTACCCACCTGATCTTAGGCTCTGCTGACATTGACAACCTAAATCATCTGGCCTACAACCATCAAAATGAAGAACAACACTATTGGTCTTGTAATGCACTCAAAGCCAG AAATACAGAGCTCAAAACAATGCTGGCGGTTGGTGGCTTGCCCTTTGACAACCTAAA ATTCAATAGAATGGTGGCAACACAAGCAAGCAGACAAGCGTTCATCGACTCTGCTATCAGACTACTGAGATACTATGGGTTTGATGGGCTAAACATTGACTGGAGGTACCCTGGAAGCACGTACAAGGATAAATTCACACTGCTGTGCAAG GAGCTCAAAGACGCCTTTGTGGCTGAGGGATTAGGAACTTACCGTGACAGCTTAATCGTCACTGCTAGTGTCTCTGCTGTGAAAGCAACCATCGATGAAAGTTATGAAGTCACACAGATTGCAGCGCAATTGGATTTCATTAATGTGATGACATATGACTTTGCTCACTCCTCGGGAGCTGTCACATTTCATCACAGCGGCTTACACCAGGCATCCCTACACAATGGAGCCGATATATACTTGAACGCT GCCTTTGCAATGTCATACTGGAGTACCCAGGGAGCACCTAAATACAAGCTAAACTTGGGGATTGCGGCATTTGGGAAAACGTATGAGCTCTCTGCACCCAGTCTTGGAGCATCAGTTAATGGTCCTGGTAAAGGAGGCTCATACACCAGTAAAGCCGGATTCTTGGCCTATTATGAG ATTTGCCAGTTTCTTCCTGGTGCTACAATCCAGTTCATTCCTGATCAGAAAGTTCCATATGCCACTAAAGGAGATCAGTGGGTTGGATATGACAACCAAAACAGCCTTACTTATAAG GTCAAATACATTAAAGACAACGGCTTTGGAGGTGCCTTTCTCACGTCTTTGGACCTGGATGACTTTAGTGGATATTTCTGTAAGCATGGCAACTACCCCTTCACCAGCCACCTGCATTCTCTCCTGATTCCAG GTTTTCCTAACCTCTGTATTGGTAAGGCAAATGGGCTCTACTCCAACTCTCTTGATCCAAGCACTTATTTCAACTGTTGGGAAGGAGCAGGCCACATCCAAAAATGCCCAGCAGATTTGGTCTTTACACAATACAGTCAAAGCTGTGAACATCCAACAACCACCTCCACTGAAAACCCCTGTTATGGTAGGCTATATGGGCTCTACCCCCACCCTCATTACCCACATTGTTATTACAACTGTGGTCATGGAATAGCCCACCTCCAATGTTGCCCAGCAAATTTGGTCTTTAAAAGTTCCTGTCAATGCTGTGACTATCACACAACCACCTACAATGCAAACACCTGTTTTGGAAAGAACAATGTACTCGTCCCTAACCCACAAGACCCATATTCTTATTATAAATGTATGACTGGATATGCCCACCTCCTATATTGCCCATCATATTCAGTCTTTAAAACATCTCTGTGTGTCTATCCCACACCCATTGCAAACCCCTGTCATGGAAAGCCAAGTGGG CAACAGGACCCTGTAGTGGAAAGGGAAATGGGCTCTACTACAACCCTTACGGCGCAAGCTATTATTACAACTGTTGGAATGGACATCACTACGCCCAAAAATGCCCAGGAAACTTGGTCTTCACACAATACCTTCAAAGCTGTGGACATCCCACAACCACACCCCCTGCAAACCCCTGTCATGGAAAGGCACATGGGCTCTACCCCAACCCACATGACCCACATTGTTTTTACAACTGTGGTCATGGAATAG